A stretch of DNA from Diospyros lotus cultivar Yz01 chromosome 14, ASM1463336v1, whole genome shotgun sequence:
ATTTTTCCAAGTGCACGTGACTTCCTTTTAGGCCTTCagattccaaattccaattaaCCTTCtcactttatattataatatttatatgagcctccatatatatataaatgtatgcaCATACGTGGGCctccaaatatatattatattatattataaatcaattGTAATTCCAATTTGATCTTCATAGCTTCCTTTtgcttgaatatatataaatcaagcATGGCCCATTAATTTCTTTGGCCTTCCAGATCTAGGaacttcaaaaaataaactGCTTCAAATTCACTTGTAGGCTAAGGAACATTCCATAACGTCCACAGTGTAGGAGCAACAACTTAAAGCCTAATTTCGACCTTAATTCAACCAGTATCTCtcaaactcaaaacatgaaagttgtaaatctttttctttttgttccacAACATCTTGAATAATCTCAATTAGAGTTTGGATGAGAAAGTTATACCCAGATTACGAAGCAATGTTGAAACTGTCCAAAATCGCCCAATTAGCTTCGTTTTGCACTTAATGCCCCCTCTTGAATAATGAGTACATTTAGgcaccaaataaatataaaagactaaacattaagggagtaaaatatgacattttacaTTCTCATCAGGCACATGGCACGAGAGGACGATGAGAGGACGAGAAGGGCTATGACATGCATCATTCTTGTTGCCCCTtagtctcctctctctctctctcatatgaCCGATTTACCTGTTTATGCAAAGCGACTaaggttttaatttttgggcatgtatatatatatgatatatgagAGTGGAGAACGAGAAAAGGTCTGGCTAGTGCGATTCTCTCTCAGCCTAAGTTGTTCTTCTCCCTCAAGAAAGTCCAGAAACCCTATCTCCTTGCCCTTTCCTCCATTGCTCTTTTATTCCTATTGCTATAGTAGCAATCCCACCACAATAGTGAGATTGTTATTGGGTTGGAATTTTCTATCCTTTTAAACCCATTTTTTAGCTCAATCTCCCTTACTTTCTCTAGCTAGCATATAAAATGAGTTGAGAGATTCATCCATTCAACAAAGCATGGACTGACTAGGCCTCCCGTACTTTCAAAGGTCGATTTGGTCTAATCAATTTTCTATTCGGGAGCTATTCGAGAGCAAGGTGTTGTTGTCTAGTGAGGATTCCAGCCTTTGCATCGGCCTTCTAATTGCTGTGAGGTATATATACTAAATCCCCTATGGAATGGTTTAGTTTTGCATGTGGACATTGGAAACAACTCTTGCAAGgtgattttgatatttatttctactaccttatttgagtttttagaAAATGTTCTTGAAAACTAGTTAATccttgcattgatacaccaaTAGTAGGCATTTCCTTTCATAGACTAGCAATGAGGTGAAAACCAAATACTTGTTGTCCCAATGAAGGGAACAACAAGCCCGTTGCCCAGCACATAGCCAACAACGAGGAGAAAACAAAACTCGTTATCCCGCTAATAGTCTAATAACGAGGTGAAAACACAAAAGGCTCATTGCCTTTTGCATAGCCTAACAACGAGGTGAAAGTACAAAAAGCCTGTTGTTCATTTAAAAGCTCAACAATAAGGTGAAAACCAAAGACCCGTTGTCCCACTAACAACTCAACAACAAGGAGAACCACAAGCTCATTACCTCGCACATAGCTCAACAACGAGTAGAAAATGAAACCTGTTGTCCCATTGATAGCTTAACAATGAGGTGAAAACACAAAAGGCATGTTACCTCGCATATAGCCCTACAACAAGGTGAAAACCAGAGACCTATTGTCTCGTTAACAACTTGACAACCAGGAAAACACAAGTCTGTTGCCCCGCGCATAACCCAACAAAGAGGTGAAAACCAAAGACGCATTGTCTTACTAAAAGTCCAATAACGAGGAAAACACAAGCACATTGTCTCATTAATAGTCTGACAAGGTAAAAACAAAAGGCCCATTGCCCTACTTATAGCCCGATAATGAGGAGAAAAataagcccattgtcccgcacATAGCCCAACAatggatgaaaaataaaattgttatccCATGCATAGCCTGGTAACAAGGGAAAATTGAATCCCATTACCCCACGCATAGCTCGACAACGAGGAGAAAATGAAGTCCATTGCCTCGTGCATAACCCGACAATGAGGAGAAAATAAACCCATTATCTAGCACGTAACCTGGCAATGGAGAGGTACAAGACTGTTGTCTCGTGAGTATCCTGACAACGAGGAGGTGTAATATCTATTGCCTCGTGAGCGACTTACACCACTTCATCTGGTGACCAAATGACACAGTATCTGTTGTCTCGCAAGTAACTCAACAACCAGAAAATGGAACGCCAATCTTCAAGAACATCCACGATTCGGGAAAAGTTCCCAATATGCCAATGCTCCTCCTAGAAAAATATAGATACGTATATGAGCTAACACAGGGCACAATCACCAAGTCCACATCTAACACTCTCGAGCAAATTTCAAGATCTTTCCAGTGAAGCATTGATTCATCAACAACCATCATCagaaacaaagaggaaaagaGCCCCCGCCCCCCTAGGGAGTCGGGAGCACATGAAGGAGTCGTGTTTACACTCTCAGGGGATAGAGAACTGAACACCAAGATCTCTACTGAGGGAGTAGAAGCGTCAACACAACGTGCATCCTCTTAAGCATCTGCCTCATCATTTCTGAACCATTAATgtttatgaaaaatcaaaaatacGAAAATGTCAAGATTGCAAATGACCCAAAGAATTGAAATGATCCAGAATGACCTTGAGACTTGAAAGTCACTTGCTTGGAGTAGAACTTTAAGATAAGGAAATGAAAGGAAGGTACGTGCAAGATTTGTAAGGTAAGATGCTCTTCCACTTGAGACTCCCAATCAAAAGAGTgtggagcaattgatatgccttgCAAACAACAAGCATAACCCAACTGAAGACTTCCCATCAATTCGTTGATGAACCATAAAGCACAACTTGTTAAGCAAGTGCATAATTGAACAAGGCAATGATCGAGAGGCCACCACTCAATCAAGAAGGATCAAGGCTAAAAGATCCACTATTAAATAAGCAAATAAGAAATCAAGGAAAAAGTAAAGGCAACAAAGACCAGACAAGCAGAAGCTGGGGGCAATGTCATGATCAAATGCCCACTCAGTCATAAAGATCAAAATGTATGAAGATGGTCCTTTGGTGAGCAAAAACAAAGcaaatcaagaaaagaaaaaagcaaaaaaaaaaaatgataaatcaattcttacatcctctttaaccataattaaggttatacatcatcatttctcaaaacgttcagaattcaaagtagcaaaacttaaatatatgggctacataacatacattcaactcatcgtACAACTCATCACgcactttgttaagtgccatttcatgccccattcatcctcgtttctactaAAATCTCCATCTGGATTGTttaaatattctaggggcaaagctcaagttagatgatgaatcatctaagtaaggtaacaaaacatttaatgttcatgtatgtatgcaatgcacataacatcgtAACTCTCTGTTTGGGTCGACCGCACCTTAAGATTACTTACCattttttacagtctccctgctagaccggggtgtatgagtgtacccttggtaaagcaacaacgccagtacctaatcccaaacccacgCAACGTATGActgtgaatctcatcatgctcatatgcatatttcatcatcaacacatgtaaatgcaatctatatgacatactcacatcaaggcatgacagcatgacaaaatcatttacataaaatcaggtttttttgggtcaaaccacttacaatcaagcattttcataaaactaaatccagttgagaagtaccacttacctttagCACGAAGTTCGGGATATCTCAAAAAATGcacatcgcctcgatttgcatgcccgACCTCAATTTTTATgccaaacctcaaaagttgcacaaatcactAATCCTCGAGTACAATAAtcctataaaacatatttatcacGAAAAATATCAATACTCTAATTTCTCtacatttttcttcatttttctcccatttttacttctaaaattctaaataaatccctcattaactattttctccaatctttttccacaacaaatcataataacctaagaacttcaagagaaaattactgaacttacccCATTGCTTCAATTTCACACAAAACAATGTTGGTTGGtgcaaaaatcgagacatcaggaaggaaaacaacaaatatttttgcacaacCCTCGAGAACACAATTTTCTAAGAATTATAggatttttttctcaattttttccacCTTCCATGCACTCGCACCAGCTAGGGcgagtggctgcgcgtgaagacCAGTGCGTGTAGCCATTcacggtcatcttctccggcgacggctaACTGGCGACGACGGATCTTAATGCCATCGTCTTCTCCTTCCTTAGTCGATCCAAATGGCTTATCCTTTGGCTCGAAAGAAGCACATTAAGGCCTCCGATTTACCGGCCAAAGTCTTAGCATCACGGACCGCCTCCCATCTCCGGCCATCTTCGAAACCATGCCAAACGgccaccaaaatgcttcaaacttACCAGAATGCATCTACtactcatgggcaacaaaagccccttattttttAGCCTCGATTCTTTCAAAATCGGGAGCAATTTGAAGCTCTATTTtgtttgaaaccctcggccaccCATcgttatttataggcaaatctGAGCAATGAAATGCCCTTAGTCGCTCAATACAACCTCTTAGGCGCCTCAAACTCCCCTGGATCAACCTGGAATCGACCTTAGCCGACCAAAAATCCCACTTGCAGAACTTGACAAAAATGACCGAACTCCCCGTCGGAAATCTCAATTTTCGGCCACCCTCGTGGCTGTTGACAGCCAAGACTTAACCCAAATATGTCCCCGACCAACCCTCGTGGGTTCCCTTTGGCCGATTTCGACGATTTGAAGGTTGGTCGGCCATGgattctttttttgaaaattacactttcaccccttgaatttttgaaatgccaTTTCGGCCCTTTCCGCAAGGCTCCCGAATTTTCCAAAACTCCTGTTTTGACCTTTGCATTCTAACCTTCTCGTTTGACCCCcaaatttttggaaataatgtcatttcgacctccttctagcaatttcaaaaaattgcacttaggcccgaatcttcattttggtcgtaaaccctttcgtttcttcctgaaaccgtAGAAGGGTTGCTCTACATGTCGAATATGAACCCCCTCAAAATTCTGTTGACTTTCCAAAAATCCCCTATAacatttcaatttttcagcttgaatcgcaactgtattttagctataccgaaaatcgtttcTGGTCCAATTTcttctgataccataaatcatgcctcgaaatgcTCGTCAaagccatatcattttccttagatatcttgGTTCCAGGGCACTTCCTGCAGacaattcggtacttataactactatcaagccaatttttcgatattctaaacttatttaaattacgtggtaacctcatgaaaatatgggttcttacaatGGTGTGTCACGCGCCATATTACATGAAATGTCGTTAGTAGACCTGTGAGTGGTCATTAGGGAACGATCAACCGAATGTGATGctgatgactgaccacatggccTGGTGGATAATGGTTGTGTCATCAAGTTATGATGGTGTGttaatccttagacttgaatcggcatagttgttttgtgtatcgGTGTGggagatttgctaatgagttgAACCATCTAATATGAGAGATGGGAACGTTCATCTATCTGTTTCGTATTACTAGTATATGGAGACAAGTGTTGGGAATATGATCCATCGCCCTCATCAGTATTTGATAGGGTGAACGTCCTATGCAATCCACTATTAGTGTGACAAGACAATCCTTGGCCATAGCAAATTGAAAGTCAGGAAAGGTGTttcctgaggtgtcatctagtcatatTAATGAGgtttgacacatagttactaagCCTATGAGTTTGTCACTTCATGACTCTTACTCAATCAGGACGTTAGGcaatggaaggattatagtacacggtaATCGTCAAttataataggttcacttgaagtgagatttCATTACCACATATATTATCTTGAACCACTGCTAGGCGATATTCATGAACTCTCGAAATGTTGTCAGAATTTGGAGAGGTTTCGGTAATGGGTTAAGAGGTTGACTGATATCGAAAGGGTTTCGatgttatctgattgctagcgGATAATAaacttagaaagtcacacaccatataatgTTGCATTTGGTATCGACATCGTGTGCCTAAAATGTCTATGGAAATGGTTCGTCAAAAGTTGACATTTGGCCATTCCTATCAATAATGCATAGTAAtaatgcatagtgcatagtataaaatcaattattgattgcacaGTAAAAGATGGCAGATTGCAAATAGTGCATAGTACATAGTGCAtagtgaaatcaattattgattgcacaGTAACCAGGGGCGGCGGACGTGAGAAAGAatgaaatttgaagaagaagaaaattggagaaggaaagaaaaaattaataaattacatgtatctcttctctctttctcttcttcagacatttctgcttcttcttcttctttctcctttctctgaaaaatattttgttgtcaCATAAATATTTTACGTGTGAAGGTCATGCGTAAAATTTTGAGACACAAGTATCGGTGATACACAGATCCTCTATGTCTAGCACGAGAAGAGGTGATAGAAATAGTACCCTACAGTATACTACGTGTGGATAGATTAGGACCACCATAACATGATGTAGACACGATCTTAgtacataaattatttctatACACTAACTTTACATCGCACAACAggtatacatttatttatgcattcaattgttgaatatgcgTGTTACTTAAATATCTAATTTATGTATGtcgtgtatattatattacacTGTGTATATCTGATATatagtaaaaaatttatttttgttcataccGTCGTACTAATGATTCCTTTCGGTCTTAATAGATCTCCCAATCATTTGAGGGCACTCAATCATTTTAGGATCTTTCACTCATCAGCAACCGCCTGATCATTGGAATAAGAGCCTTAGGTCTTTTTATCATTCTTGCACAAGATTATCAAggtcacattttttttattataaattaattattatattttaataataataataatactgtATTATGTCTGCGTCACCATACCCGTGTCAGTGCAACCTTGTTTATTTGTATCTATTTGATCAAATGTCAACTCAAATCACTAAAAACCTTCCCCCACACAAAAATCTCActccataagaaataaaaactgaattaaaatcaatatgtttatttatatttctatgAAATGAAATCTCAATCGCCAATGTATATgtatgaatgtatgtatgtacatatatgaGCTTCGGAAGAACGTCTCTGTGCTGTTGATGATAGAGATAGATTACAGAACGGCCaaagccatctctctctctctctccagcacccaaaaccaaaaaaaaacaaaaaaataaaaaaatctagaatattTCCAACCTTTCTGCGCCCGCTTCATCGAAACCCCAAACTTTGGATAAAGGTCGGTAATTCCGGCCTCCATGTCATTGCTGCTCCGTTTGCACGTTCGATTCAATTAGCAATAGGTTTGTTATCAGAATCCCAGTATTTTGCTGAAATTTCTGATAAAAATCGTtactttttgtgtgtgtgtgtgtgggtatgGCGGTTTTGACTTGTTTGTCGTTGAATTGGCTGTGGCTCAATCAATTTGTTGGGTTTGTCTGCAGATCTGATTCGAATCGGGGAGGTTTTGTAATAGATCCGTTAAAGTTGTAGTTCTGGATCGGTTTTATGTGCCCGAGAAATGTCGCTTTTGTCCAAAAGCGATTCGATTTGGATCCGAGAGGTTTGGAATGATAATCTGGAAGAAGAGTTCGCTTTGATCCGGGAAATTGTTGACGATTTTCCGTATATCGCGATGGACACGGAATTCCCGGGGATTGTTCTTCGGCCGGTGGGCAATTTCAAGAACAGTAACGATTATCACTACCAGACCTTGAAGGACAACGTGGATATGTTGAAATTGATTCAATTAGGGCTCACCTTCTCGGATGAGCAAGGGAATTTACCCACTTGTGGTACTGATAAGCATTGCGCTTGGCAGTTCAATTTCCGTGAGTTCAATGTCGATGACGATGTCTTTGCATATGACTCCATTGAGCTCTTGCGCCAAAGCGGGATCGATTTTGAGAAAAACAATGAGAAGGGAATCGATGCGAAGCGATTTGGCGAGCTGTTGATGTCATCTGGAATTGTCTTGAATGACAATGTTTGCTGGGTTACCTTCCACAGTGGGTATGATTTCGGGTACTTGCTTAGGATATTGACTTGCCAGAGTTTGCCTGCTACCCAAGCTGGGTTCTTTGCTCTGATCAAAATCTACTTCCCGGTCATCTATGACATCAAGCATCTCATGAAGTTCTGCAACAGCCTTCATGGCGGATTGAACAAGCTTGCGGAGCTGTTGGAAGTTGAGAGAGTTGGTGTTTGTCACCAGGCGGGGTCGGATAGTTTGCTCACATCTTGTACATTCAGGAAGTTGAAAGAGAATTTCTTTGGCGGTTCACTTGACAAGTATGCTGGTGTGTTGTATGGTTTAGGTGTTGAAAATATTGGACAGGTTGCtcattgaaaacaaaatataaataaataaataatgcgCCATCGAGCCCACATTGTATGTATACCTTTGTCCAGGATGTTTCTTACTTAATCATAATTCTGCTTATGATAGTTTGACTCTTCGATCTTCCCTTATTATGCAACTTCAAATATTTTCATGGCTTGTTTTGGTAGGTCATTGCATGTATAACACGTCATCTGCATGATCTTCATtgtctctttatttatttagcgTGTCTCAAATGTTGTTGCTTTCtgtctgtttatttattttattttattttattttaaggtAGAAGTCATCATAAGTGCTCTAAATGCTAGAGGACAGCAGTTGTCAAGGCATGAACTCTTTTGACAGTTTGGTCCTAACTTCTCCATTATGGGAAAATGCTAACCTCAAATTGACGTTATTATCTTGTCATTTATTGCTAGTTCTTGTTAACTTATCAGATTGGACTGTATGATGGTTGTGATTGACCTTTAATTGGCCAATGCTATGCTGCTGTTTAACACAATTGCAAAGTACCACGTCCACAGCCCTGGGACACTGCTGCGTAGTTGTCAAAGGGGCGCCCAGGCTCATGGCTCCCAAGAGGGCGTGCCTCAGCATGGCTCAGTCAAGGCGCGCTCCTATCTGCTATTGGCTTTTATTTAGGGTTATTAGTTAATTTTCAGTTATAACAAGGAAAAAAATGCTAACAGAAATTTCAGAAAAGGTTAAATATAAATCCTAAACATGAAGTCATGTTAACAAAAACCCAAATGTCAtaacctcttcctcttcttataAAGccctattaaaaataatagtgcCAATTGTCATCTCATAACGTCTTCTCTTAGAACCCTAAACCCAGAACTTGAGAAAAACATTCAATGAGAAAGAGAACTGGAAAACGTGTTGATTCATCATCTAGGTCTAGGTCTACTCCATCACAGCTCATAGATAAGGAGGAAGCTAATTTGTAGAATTGTGATGAAGTTGAAGATATTGAAGCCTTGCAAGAAAAACATGATGAGGAGCAAGACCCTGAACTTGATTTTGATGAGGATTGATTTGATGAGAGATTGGTGTAGTTTGAATATCTGAAACTTTTGAAACTATTCTTTGTGTTAATAGTTTGTTATGTTAGACTTAGACAAACAGGCTTTGATTTaaatagtacttgtgaattgtGATTTTGACTATGTTAGGCtatgttttgttattttagaatATGATTTGTTATGTTTGCAAATTGTATCTCATTTTATTTGCTTGTCATTTTAGATTTGTCTCTTGTTTTGAaacttgaatttgaaatgaTACTTCATGTTGATGTTTAGACTTGTAGCgctttttttcaaaataatattagtgTAGTTGTTATTATAGTAATATAGTGTTGGTTATTTGTTATAGATGGTTTTATTAGTCTGCATTTACCTCCTTTATACAAATTTGGAATTAATTGTGTGTCTCACATTTAAAAAGCCAGTGCCCTCGCCTTGTGCCTCAGGCTCCAAACACCTTTGTGCATTATTGCATCTtgcacctttgacaactatgcacTCATCACTCTTTCATCAACGTATCAGTCACCTGCTGGTTGCCCAGTTATCTCCTGCAGATTATCATTGCATTTATCATGTAGTAATGCTACCTTTATGGTGGTTTGATTTATCCCCATCCATTCTCAGTGTTACTTTATCTTTGTATGTGCTATTTCGAAAGTGTCACGGCTTGGACCATAGTTGTAATACGTTCTGGGTTGTGGTACGGAAATATGTATGAGAGGTATGTTAGTATGTTAAATTTATAGTACAGATAGGATAGGTTTAATTGATTGTTATTTCGGGTCGTGGTATGTTTTATGGTTGTACTCAAGTTAAAATTAGGTAACTTGATACTTTGCTATTATAAAAGTTGGtttgttatgttttgttttgacGAATCCTGTGCTAACAAAGTTAAGTTTGAATTATATATAGTTCACAATGCAGTAAAATACACAAGAAAATAAGGTAAGGTAAGCTTTCTTTTCTCTGATTCTCCTTGGAAATTATTTCGACTTTAAgtttcttcctaatttttaattgtttttaacTAAACTCGTGCAgtatccttaaatcaaaaaagatgctagatgagtggaggaagagtactttggttcctatatacaagaacaaaggagatgttcaaaactgtgaaaattatagaggaattaaattaatgagtcataccataaaactctgggagagagtaatagagcagaggctcagaaaggaaacaaaggtgtcagaaaatcagtttggtttcatgtctggtaggtcaacaatggaagctatatatttactgaggcgtctaatggaaaggtatcgagatcatcagaaggacctacatatggtgtttatagatctagaaaaggcctatgatagggtccctagagaagtattatggagggttttagagaagaaatgagtcaaaatagcctatatacaagcccttaaggacatgtatcatggtgtagagacaagggtcagaacatgcggaggggatactgaaccatttacaactacaataggactgcatcaaggttctgcactaagtccatacttatttgccttagtaatggatgaactcactaaaaatattcagacagatgtgccatggtgtatgctatttgcagacgacatagtgttggtggatgaaacaaaagaaggagtgagcactaagcttgagttgtggagaaacaatttagaatctaagggatttaaattaagtagaaagaaaacagaatatatggaatgcaaatttagtaaaaatgcaagagtggatgatgttataataaaattagaagaccaaatcttacaaagaaaagaccattttcgatatttgggatcagtgattcaaaaagatggagaaatccacgaggatgtcgcacatagaattaaggcaggttggctaaaatgaagaaatgcatcgggggtgttatgtgatggtaaaatcccattaaaattgaaaggaaaatcttataggacaactataagaccagtcttgctgtatggctcagaatgttgggcagtcaaataccagcatgagcaaaagacgagtgtagcggagatgaggatgttaagatggatgtgcggacatacaagaaaggataaaattagaaatgaagttattcgtaataaggtaggagtagtgccaatcgaggaaaagatgagagagactagactaagatggtttggtcatgtgagaaggaaactaagagacgctcctgtgaggagagttgatgaaatggaacaattagtcacaaaaagaggtagaggtagacccaaaaagactttgggagagacattaaaatttgatatgaaatatatggatctaaatgaggatatgacaaaaaacagaaatatatggaaagtctagaattcatgtagccgaccccacatagtgagataaaggctggatatgttgttgttgttgttgttgttaaacTCGTGCAGTACTTGGGATCCCAATTCTTGTGTTCGGGAAGACACGTCCCTTGTGATCTTGGGATGCAAAAGAATCACAATGTGAAATATTTGATTGTGATTGCGATTCCAGGGGTAAGATGGAGGAACCCAGTAACTAACTATGTGTTAAGACTGTTGTAGTCTTACGtttggcttggcttggctttTGATTTAATGGGATCTAGTTGACCATCAAGAAGCTAACTTGACAGAAATCTTCTTCCATGGAAATATGTTACTACTAGGTGGCAAACTATCTTCTAACTGCCGAATATTCACTCACTTTAGACCACTTAATGCATGTCTGTGAGTATTTCTGTGGGCATTTGAATAATCTTTATTGCTgcttttattggatttctgtTTCCCGTGTGAGAAAATTCCTCCAAGTATCAATTCTTCAAAGGTTGACGTTGGCAGCTTATTAATAGGGATATGTTTGTTACctttcctattttgattttaaggattagatttagattaggatttatttgttattttgatttgtttcctttttagatgATTATAGATATTATAGGATTTGGGTTGGAATCATATTAGGATTCAGATTCTGAACATATTATAGCTAGGTTTACTTTTGGTCTATAAATAAGGCTTATTGTTctgcttttgatttttgaatacaTTGGCATTGATTTTCTCTTTTGGTTGACGAAAAGTGTCGAAAAGGCCTTTGCCAGCTTAAAATAAAGAATGCCTGAAGCCCTAGTAATGCATCAAGAACAGGAATGGTAGGAGTCCTTAGTCAACAACTGTCACGACCCGAAATCTGGtatgtcatgaccggcactaatccctaggcccagcggccccaaaatggactagtaagcctcttctctagctcgatttgaataaaacaatattactgacaagatatagaacatgaataaaataccaattcaccttctaacataatatctcaatatttcatatacagcagctgtacaaaataagaatatctatcacactgctgtcaataatacatacccgatcccgtatctcgggcccttggcacaattatgtgccaacaaaaataaagacaaaacatcagactctacaatatgggtatgtctccacagagcatcctataatacatccgaaatcaaaagagggtatgacatcataccagaagatctgctggaccaataatcaaaaggagaattccctgaaaatatttttaataaaacggggtgagtcttgtggactcgcgagtataaggtatgtcatgcccactaggagagtatacaataaaatgctaggatgatcatcatgagtataataacgtaataacagtataaacagtggaattataaaccataagttaaataatttgagatttcaaagaaaaacatagtgtaggaaaaataggtgcttaaagacaacccccataagttgttccctaaccacccaagtcccctatacttttgtatgagatgcatgcactgattctgaggacacactagtagaaactggcctaacgcctatatacacatgcac
This window harbors:
- the LOC127789708 gene encoding probable CCR4-associated factor 1 homolog 6, coding for MSLLSKSDSIWIREVWNDNLEEEFALIREIVDDFPYIAMDTEFPGIVLRPVGNFKNSNDYHYQTLKDNVDMLKLIQLGLTFSDEQGNLPTCGTDKHCAWQFNFREFNVDDDVFAYDSIELLRQSGIDFEKNNEKGIDAKRFGELLMSSGIVLNDNVCWVTFHSGYDFGYLLRILTCQSLPATQAGFFALIKIYFPVIYDIKHLMKFCNSLHGGLNKLAELLEVERVGVCHQAGSDSLLTSCTFRKLKENFFGGSLDKYAGVLYGLGVENIGQVAH